The Brachyspira hyodysenteriae ATCC 27164 genome includes a window with the following:
- a CDS encoding LptA/OstA family protein — MLKVNKVFVTVILFILALSLIAQSRRSADKFTYNNKKKVFQYTGNSKMEDSSAVITSHVMTFYQETELATFSGGVKLLSKTNGSTITGGYASYNGKTRYAYVKNNPVLRSPTNNMTIRSSFMERDFNTPIAKASSNVHLTHVDRETKRKTDGYADNLIYDMDAETAVLTGNPRLYQGADRLEGEILEYNAKKSAANVMGRGKIYVLQTNNYINSSETNKKNGNVSNYNIIVADRLFLNEYGGKDNNTRTLYAYGNVTAYFYEENMILKGGYIEYEIENEHIYMYQDPSVRIPDRGIIAFGEWIEYKKDEKFKDVIFHNDVVMIDYDESLSLEGDLLHLDPDTKVATVSGNPKAYVEDRSIKITSVTMQMFNDEEKLRANGNVHVEGKDMNSQSAWATYFDEDKYLRLWGESPYLKQKDSVVRAREIKYYIDTEKVEAMGVSGEIPE, encoded by the coding sequence TTGCTGAAGGTCAATAAAGTTTTTGTTACTGTTATATTATTTATATTGGCATTGTCATTAATTGCTCAATCTAGAAGAAGTGCTGATAAGTTTACATACAATAACAAGAAAAAGGTTTTTCAATATACTGGTAATTCCAAAATGGAAGATTCATCCGCTGTAATTACAAGCCATGTTATGACATTTTATCAAGAAACAGAATTAGCTACATTCAGCGGAGGAGTTAAACTTTTAAGTAAAACTAATGGTTCTACAATAACAGGCGGATATGCAAGCTATAATGGAAAAACTAGATATGCTTATGTTAAAAATAATCCTGTTTTAAGATCTCCTACAAATAATATGACTATAAGAAGCTCATTTATGGAAAGAGACTTTAATACGCCAATAGCCAAGGCTAGCAGTAATGTACATTTAACACATGTTGATAGAGAAACTAAAAGAAAAACAGACGGATATGCTGATAATTTAATTTATGATATGGATGCTGAAACTGCCGTTCTTACAGGAAATCCTAGGCTTTATCAAGGGGCTGATAGATTAGAAGGTGAAATATTGGAGTATAATGCTAAAAAATCGGCTGCTAATGTTATGGGAAGAGGAAAGATATATGTGCTTCAAACTAATAATTATATAAACTCTTCTGAAACAAATAAAAAAAATGGTAATGTAAGTAATTATAATATCATAGTGGCAGACAGATTATTTTTGAATGAGTACGGCGGAAAGGATAATAATACACGTACTTTATATGCCTATGGAAATGTTACAGCCTACTTTTATGAAGAAAATATGATACTTAAAGGCGGATATATAGAATATGAAATAGAGAATGAGCATATTTATATGTATCAGGATCCTTCTGTTAGAATACCAGACAGAGGAATTATAGCTTTTGGGGAATGGATAGAATATAAAAAAGATGAAAAGTTTAAAGATGTTATATTTCATAATGATGTTGTTATGATTGATTATGATGAAAGTTTATCATTAGAAGGAGATTTGCTTCATCTTGACCCTGATACTAAAGTAGCAACAGTAAGCGGAAATCCTAAAGCTTATGTAGAGGATAGAAGTATTAAGATTACCTCTGTAACTATGCAGATGTTTAATGATGAAGAAAAACTCAGAGCTAATGGAAATGTACATGTAGAAGGTAAAGATATGAATTCTCAAAGTGCTTGGGCTACATATTTTGATGAAGATAAATATTTAAGGCTTTGGGGTGAAAGTCCTTATTTGAAACAAAAAGACAGTGTTGTAAGGGCTAGAGAAATAAAGTATTATATAGATACTGAAAAAGTTGAAGCTATGGGTGTTAGCGGTGAAATACCTGAGTAA